TTCTTTTTGCTAATTATTCAAACCTTGTATCCAGAAAATGGATTCAATAGATACGTCGCTTTATCCACTTTATCTGAAAAAACATAAAATCAATTGAAAAGTCGTATATTTGAATCTGTTGCCAGTGTCAGGGAGACATTGTTGGAAATTACGGGGATTTTGGACTTTTTTATTGGCGGGCATTTTGTGGTACAATAGGTAAGTCCATTTGGGATATTGAGTAATGTTGGGGATAGCACCGTTAATGTTGGCAGTACATAGGGTAAGAAAATAACAAATGTTCCATGATGCTGTTTCATCATTTGCGCAGAGGGCGCAACTTTTTTTGACCTGTTCGGTATATATAGACAGAATCGGGTGGGGAAACAGCACATGTATGGGCGAGGAGGGTCTCACTCGGATGATGACAGATTCCCAGATGATTCAGGAAATCAAACAAGGTAATGTTGAGGTTTATTCGGAATTAATGAGGCGGCACCAACGTAAAATTTTAGCTTTTGTTTATCATATGCTGAAAAGTTCGAACCTGGAAATGATCGCTGAGGACTTATGTTCGGAGACGTTTTATAAAGCGTACCGGAGCCTGCATTCTTTTCGTGAGGTTGACGCATCGTTCTCCACTTGGTTATATACGATTGCACGCAATACAGTGTTAAGCGAGCTTCGCAAGCATCGTAGCGGTCAGGTTCCATTGGAGGAGAGCGGTTATGTGCCGGTAGCACCACCGGATGTGATTCCGGAGCAGGCTGTCCTGCGCGGCGAGAAGGTAGAGATGGTCCGTGAAGCGATCAACAGATTGCCTGAAAAGCAGAGATCAGCGCTGATTTTGCGTGAATATGAGCAATTGGACTACCAGGAGATTGCGACTATTTTAGGGCAGACGGTCAGTGCGGTAAAGTCATTGCTCTTCCGGGCAAGAACCAGTGTGAAGACGCAGTTGGAGCCTTATTTTTTTGAACCTCTCTATGAGGAAAACGAAGGGATGAGCAGCCAATGAAATCCAGGGACGCTGAGGATTTGTTCGCTACAGGCAAAAATGTATCGAAACAAGACTCGGAGCGCAGACGAGCCAAAGGCTCGTCTGACAAGTGGGAGCTTGGTTCGGAAGAGAAAGAATGGAATTTGCCAAAAGAAAGTCGATCCGCTATCCGTGATATTTCTTTTGAAATAACAGATGAGCAGGTAGAGGCGATGAATCGCCGGGTCATGGATCGGATTTATGAAGAGTCACCGTGGCTTGTTCCTGGCGAGCATCGACGTGCGCGTGTGAACCCGGCAGCCCGTAAGTATATGTCTGTATGGATTGCCGGCTTTTTGGCCGTATTTTTGTGCAGCTTTTTGTTTTTGAATTGGAATGGAAGCTCCTCTCAGGAAAATCCCCCTCAAGCGGCACCTGTCTTGGACACGGGCATTTTACCAACAGGCTTGCTGGAAACTACAAGTACATCTCCACAATATCAATATCACATTAAAGATATGAATAGGGGCATTATGGACCCGCTGGTTGCAAACATTGTTCCGACTTATCCGCAATATTGGATATTGTTGTCCATATTGGCGCTCGCGCTTGCCTTATTTTCTCTGGGCTGGATCCATCGGACGAGAAGGGTTAGAAATTAACCTGAATAACAGAATAGCGGAGGAAATGACACGATGCTTATTGGTTTGATCAGACATGGATTGACAGACTGGAATGCGGTGGGGAAAATTCAGGGCCACAGTGATATTCCGTTAAACGAGGAAGGCCGACGGCAGGCACGCTTGCTGGCAGAACGACTAAAGGAAGAACCTTATCAATGGGACGGGCTTATTACAAGCAGCCTCTCCAGAGCGAAAGAGACGGGAGAGATTATTGCTTCTGCTCTGCAGCTTCCGCTACTGGAGTCGGATGATCGATTAAGAGAACGTGCTTATGGTCAGGTCGAGGGAATGACACAGGCTGAACGTGAGAAAAAGTGGGGGATCGACTGGCATCTGCTTGATCTGGGGCAGGAGAGCGATGAGGCTCTTCAGCAGCGCGGGCTGGCTTTTATGGAGGCCATTTGGTCAGAAAATCGGGAGAAGAATCTGTTGGTCGTTTCCCACGGCGGTTTTTTGGCTAATTTGTACAAGGCCTTGTATCAGGATAAGTACACAGAACGAATTGGAAATTTGTCATTGAGTATACTTCAACGTGAAGATGCCGATTGGACACCACTGTTGTATAATTGTACGAAGCATCTACAAGAAAAATGTGAT
This DNA window, taken from Paenibacillus kribbensis, encodes the following:
- a CDS encoding RNA polymerase sigma factor, whose protein sequence is MMTDSQMIQEIKQGNVEVYSELMRRHQRKILAFVYHMLKSSNLEMIAEDLCSETFYKAYRSLHSFREVDASFSTWLYTIARNTVLSELRKHRSGQVPLEESGYVPVAPPDVIPEQAVLRGEKVEMVREAINRLPEKQRSALILREYEQLDYQEIATILGQTVSAVKSLLFRARTSVKTQLEPYFFEPLYEENEGMSSQ
- a CDS encoding anti-sigma factor, which encodes MKSRDAEDLFATGKNVSKQDSERRRAKGSSDKWELGSEEKEWNLPKESRSAIRDISFEITDEQVEAMNRRVMDRIYEESPWLVPGEHRRARVNPAARKYMSVWIAGFLAVFLCSFLFLNWNGSSSQENPPQAAPVLDTGILPTGLLETTSTSPQYQYHIKDMNRGIMDPLVANIVPTYPQYWILLSILALALALFSLGWIHRTRRVRN
- a CDS encoding histidine phosphatase family protein; translation: MLIGLIRHGLTDWNAVGKIQGHSDIPLNEEGRRQARLLAERLKEEPYQWDGLITSSLSRAKETGEIIASALQLPLLESDDRLRERAYGQVEGMTQAEREKKWGIDWHLLDLGQESDEALQQRGLAFMEAIWSENREKNLLVVSHGGFLANLYKALYQDKYTERIGNLSLSILQREDADWTPLLYNCTKHLQEKCDCNSKR